In the Populus trichocarpa isolate Nisqually-1 chromosome 1, P.trichocarpa_v4.1, whole genome shotgun sequence genome, aacataatcaTAAATAGAATTGCAACATATCTACAAATGTAGAATGAAAcaagcaagagagagagagagagagagagagagggccaAGAAAATACAAGCGAGTAACATGATTGCTGGAATCACAAGTGACATGGAACCAGGTGCAGGGATTGACAAGAGTCGGGTCCCAACTCTGCAACACATTGGTTGGATCAGAAAGCCTACTCCTCAGGGCATGCAAAGCATTTCCTGGAACCCCaatacaaacaaacaaaagtcacaaaacaacaaaatcagAATTCAGAAATCAGTAAACCCAAACCCATCCACGTTTTCTTACCAACAAAAGCAGAATCAAATgctaaaaaatctaaacaagAAATAACCCAAACCTAAATCCTTAAAACCATCACACTACTCTCTTTTCATGCCAAGATACAAAAAGAAAGGTAATATTATCATCATGTCAGTGCAGTGCTAAAGGTTGAAACTTTGAAACTCAAAGGAGTGAAGTTGATGAGCAGCAGTACCTTCAGAGTTGGTGGAAAGGGAGGGGGAGATAGTgagaagaaaggagagaaagagagctaGAGGGTAAAGGCGAGCCATTTTTTTAGATGGAAGCTAGACAGCGAAGGAAGGAgcataaagaaacaagaaaaacaaagagagtcAAGTCAAATGGAAATTAGTTCTTAAGAGTGGGTTTCGCTTTCACACGCTATTTGTTTCGAAGAAAGACCACAGATGTTGCTGTACCACACCACACTAcacaacaagaagagaagataatagtGCGAGTTGAAGGGAGTGGGAAGGAGAAGACAGAGACAGCCAATGGCAGTGAAGTGTTGGGCTTTTGACTCTCACACTCACGAATTGGGTGTGCTGTGAGTCTTTTGCGCGTTCATTTTCGGGTGTGTACTGTTAAGGATCTGTTTGGAAGGACAGTAGAAactgtttttaaatattatttttttagtttatttatttattttttataacaaaacattaaaataatttaaatatatataaaaagatagattaaaaattaaaaaatatatatttaaactgAATCAACACCTAACAATTAATGACTTTCGAGTTTTAAAGCTTAGCAGTTGAGGTTAATTAATCACCGGGAAGACTTTCTGAAGAGTAAGAGCAGTTAAAAGGGCATTTTGGGAGGAGAGAATAAGTTGCTCTGCTGGGGCCCGCTAACATGCTATGCCACGTCATCCAGACCCAATCGTGGTTGCAGTGCATTCCATTTATAGGTTAAATTACTTCCtgtatttgatataatttttagaatataaatctgattttcaaatagaatttaatttataaaaatatataaaatcaaataaattttttttatttactatagtaatatttatttaaattaatattaaaaataatatttcaaaaatattcttaacAACACAAACTCTATTATTGTTTTCACAGAGAGAAAGGTAGCATTTGAatggattatttttattatttttttttaccttgaataCAAGATTTCCTTTTTGTTATGGTAAAAATGTTTAGGACTGTTTCGTGTACAAGATAATTTAGCTCTAAAAGCTTAAATATACTAAATACtgtctaaattaattaaaaatcatcctAAGCTTTTTATGCACACCAACCTcgtaaataaaatagtattaatAAATATGGttgaaactgtatttttttttaattttttatctaaaataattttttatatatttttagatcattttaataaaaaataattttttttaaataaaaaaaactttaaatcacAATCAGAACCTTTCCAGGCTAAAAATCTCTACCCTTGGGGAGAGTCCTTGATTAATCACCCGGAATCCAGTCAAAGTCAAGCAAACAAATGGCTCACAAAATGTGCAGCCATTTGTGCAAAAACTTGAGGATTTGACAGGGAATGGGCCATCAGGACAAGAAAAAAGGCTTACGGGTGAGGTGATCATCCTTGCATCTGCCTTCAGGGAAGCAATTTTTTAAATCCTTGCAACCATGTGAGACTTCATTTGATCTatttagaataatatatttttttttaatttaaatctagTAATTGGCAAGATTGATTTCTGGGTCTTTGTATACTAATAACCATCACttgcatttttatttcaaatatgaGATGCcctttatttatcaaaatactctgaggtttttttatttgattttatctcaAATGAGATTTAGATTTCCTTACTAGCTTATCCATTGATTTTGGACAGTGGTATactttgaattattaaaaacaaataaactccATTGACCTTTTATTATAAGGCTAAATTCATTATACTGTGGATGTCACAGTGCAATGATATACTTGCACTTCATTGCAAAAATCAAATGGTCTCTTTATGGgggtaaaatagttttttttggaagatttatttggtattatgaaattaatttgggGTATAATAGtctatcaacttttttttacatgGTTAAATAGCATAAGTATCCTTAAAAGGTAAACAAGAAATTGAAGGATAATCGGGGCTTttgcatcttattttttttaaaaaaatattaaaattacttcAATGTCAAAGATGAGGTCAAggggtattttgatattttacttatGGTTTCTTCGTTATAGTCTAATCGAATTAAGGGCAAACCAGtcttttaacatatatatatggttGGCACAAGTATAGCACGCGTTAGTGAGTGGACACCGTCAGCACCTTTCAAGCGATGCATGCAGTGTCTTCCATACTCCAAAAAAGTCCAACCAATGTGTCTTCTAAAGCATTCAGTGGTGGCGCGGCTAATGGGATGGCACATGTAGTCCAATTCGTAGTGGTTCGACACTGGtggaatttttttcttctccacctcttttctctctcctctccttgAAATCTACGCTAGGTCAGCTAAAATTCAAAGTTgtcttccaatttattttttctttcgatTATGGtcctctttcttttgattggtttttatttgtttttggtttttttaattgtttttttcttcaatttcatccctttccatttagttttatttaatttttttttatcaaatatggtactcattcttttgattgttgtttttatatcattttcttgatttgttctcttttttttttaattttgtcccttgacatttcattttcaatattttatttcatttattattttatccaattttggttcctattcttttaattgcttttttttttattccttttttaatttgttcttttttcaattttgtcccttgacattttatttcacttagttttttaattcaattttagtcctcattcttttgattgctcttttttttttatcatttttcttaattttttttttaaaaaattttccttgacattttatttcaattatttttttatccaatttttggGCCTTAATTCTTttcattgctcttttttttgtctttttttatttattttaggggTTATCCCAAGTATCacgttagtcaagttaactcaagttgttttatattttttttcaatttcattctttgacATTAAGTTATTGAGTCTtgaactttcttatttttatatttttctcttctataAGGTTCTCTCTAGTCgcaggttagtcaagttaacccatGATGACTCATGTCTtttcttcaatgttttttttttaaaaaaaattgatgtattttcaattttagccTTTGAAATTAGGTTATCAAGCCttgagttttatgatttttttcactttttattttatggggTATCGTGATCTCACATCTTATGtatttatcaagttaatttagGTTGACTCAGGTTATCATAGCatgaacatctttttttatgtgaaaaaaaatttgactgaACTTGCAGCATAGCGTGGGCAAAATAATCTTAGTTAGAACTAAGAattgtagtgttttttaaacaaaaaaaaagatttttgaattAAGGGCAACATAGTCACTATttctaattcaatttattttcatatgtattccaaacaatataattgaatttaattatattatttaatattttattttaaatataaaaattataataagttattaattgattttaaatttatttatgaattgaatttaattacgcgtgattatataaatgaaaaaccTAATGGGCCCTTAGGCCTGATACTGTGAACTTTCATCATGGGATGGGATTATTAGCACAACGTTCCTTGCCATGGCACTCCATTTTTGTAGAAAGATTAGAAAGTTGGATCGCGTGACTAAACTTATTtcaatgctaaaaataaaataaaattcaagtgaTGATAATTTGATAAtccaagttaaattaaataaaatggacCTTGAGATATTAAACCGAAAGAactcacaaaaagaaaaataaaaaaaaaattataaagtttaaagcttaataacataaatgaaaacaaacaaaaaaaaactttaaaaaatacaacgtCGAAGAAGAAAACCCAAGTCAGCTCGGGGTAACTTGACAAATCAACAACCCGTGATATGAGAttggtatataaaaaaaaaattcaaaaggatgACCTAGTTAAAAAAGCccaaagttcaattaaaaaaaaaaacctttagtcaATTCAGATTAACTTTACTAACCTACTCTCAGAATAACCAAAcaataagaaaagtgaaaaaataacaaatctcaagggaaaataatttaatgcaaaatgataaaattgaaaaaaaaacgatcATAAAAAATCGAGAGAAAAATACTTGAGTCAGATCGGGTTAACTCAACTAATAAATTAGACCTCCAAAAAAAGAGCCTAACAAAAAAGgttcaagttaaataaaaaaactatgtgaaCAAAAATGCAATTTGACCTGTGTTAGCTTGACCAATCCACTCTCGAGATAACGAAATAGAAAGAGATGTGAAAAATTGACAAAGCTCAAgagtaaataattttaatgcaaagtgatgaaattgaaaaaaaaatgaaaacataaagaaattgaggaaaaaaaacaagtcaacccgagttaactcgacTGACCCGCCACTCACGACATAAGatcgggataaaaaaaataaactttcaaaagaaaaacctaagaaaaaagaccaaagtttaataaaaaaacattgagtaaaaaaatactaattaactcgggttaacttgattaaccCACATTCAGGATAACCAAACAACAAAAGTAAAATAACCTTCAGCCTAAGCAGACCTCCTCCGCATGTGccatttttctgttttaaaaaagtaaaataacctttgttttttctatttgcaaAGTTAATTCCATCGTTTTATTACtgtataaaaagaacaagatggAGAAATCTCttcatgcatgtatattttttttatcttcaaagtACATGATCATAACtcctattcattttttttttaaaagcccaTCAcccaaagattattttttttattttaaggacaaaatagttattatactgtaacaaaaaaacatgtctaGATCATTTTTATCcccaattaattttacaatgacAAAtatatcccataaaaaaaacatttttaacccaAATTGCAGGCTTAATCAGTTGTTTTTTGccaagaataaaattatatttacattcTTTCAAtccataattttcttatatctAGGACCACCATGGAAAACTGagcttatttaatttttttttataatgtgttGGAGATGGTAAGTATAGGAGTGTCGTTGACATTTTTCCATCGTTTGCTGACAGTTTTACCTTGCATTATATGAAAATTGATATGGCTCGTAAGCAACTTGCCGTTTGCCCTTTCATGCCAAaaaaaagcagcagcagcagtaatTCGTTCCCGCCCCTGAAAGAATGCTATAATATGACATTCAAAAGGGCCACCCCCAATGAAACAATCTCTACTCCCCACAAAGAATAGAATTCAAAAGGTCAAAATATGAAGCGTAGAACCATCAACGTGTACATGGGAGGGAGGCGCATCAAGACAATTAACCAGAATTTTCACGCATCTAAAACCCATATGGCGCGAATCATGAAATTGTTCGAAGAGTAGCAAACGTACTTAAATTCTATTATGGATTGCAGTTTGCAAGTTACTGTTTTACACTTCCAGCGTCATTTTTAAGATGCGGGAAGCAGGCATACACATCGGACTTAGCGTGCTTTGCTTCAGCGTGTTCCCGGCACTTCACCTCTGTTGTGGTACATATGAATGTCTGCATGCACACCTTGCACTGCATTCAGCATCCATTATCCGCCAGATCAACAATATGGAAGGAGCAGGCGACGGTGTCAAGAGAGACAGTAACAACAAGAGATCAAGTCACAACCTTGTAAAAGACTGAATAAAATATGTCAAATTTATAAAGAATGAGAGCAAATTCATAAACAACCAAATACAAATTTACGTCAACCACTAGATGACTATATTCTAAAAACGAAATGGCCAAGAAACATGGTAAGACTCCAAGCATAAATCAGAAACAAGAACTTAAAGAACTCGGTACTGTGAAACCTTAAATGCAGAATGGTCTAATGTTCACGAACAATGAAATAAAGTTCTCACTGTTCATATTGCTGTTTGTATTCCACGGAGGGTCACAGATCTCTATAATAAATCAGTTCAACTCTAACTTCTGcgcagaaataaataaataaaaaaattccaggCCCAAACTTGACGAAAGTTCCTAGACATATTTGCAAAAATGCATTCACGGATGATCCTCAAGATCATGTAACTGGCATTATCTGCTTAAATCGAATCCTGAAAACATGACCTAATTCCCCCCTTTTTTCATTGTTCTATGCATATTGTTCTATGTATATCAATCCATCCTAATTTATGCAAGACACGATCAGACGAGTTTATCGGAACTGAACTAAAATCCAAGAGTGTATCGGATCGACTTGTACCAAATGGAAGGAAAAGTCTGATCAAGAAAGGCatctattttgaaaagcaaatcTACAACCAGAAGTACAACTGGAGAAGCTTTGAGTAAGCTTAAAACAAAGGTAgaagcttaaaaaagaaaattcaaactaATGCCAAATTTCAGGCCGAAGCATGGAAGAAATAAATTCCTAATTCTCACAAAGACGATCCGATTACTTATTGCAAACCTCACGAAACTGCTATTACTAACAGAACAATCATtaaccaaacaaattaaaatcgaagaaaaaaatgatgctgATTTGCGGTCAAATGGCTATAAGATCATATAATTCAGAAAAAATATACTGACAAGAAATGATAccataaaagaaggaaaaagaaacacaGACAAGAAATGCTATAGCATATATGtgataacaaaatttaaaagcaaaagcCTGCAGAGAGACTACCTGGATAGTCATAGCTTTTTTGTTAGACTCAAGTTGGCTTCCTATacacacaaaaatcaaattataatcaCTGAAGAAGCAAACTTTGGGGAAATTATATAAGgtaaaaagaaatatgaagTTACTCTTTGCAGCTTTTTGCTTCTCTATGTTCCTCTCACGAGCCATCTTTGATTTCTGACCGTTGCCTCCTCCCATGGTGAtttggtttaatatttttctggGTTTCTGATTGTGTGTTAGGAATTACAAGGTAGAGGGAGGGGAGCAGGAGGTGtcttgaaagaagaagaagaagaagaagaagaagaagaatagccAACAGAGAAAGGCAAAGAAAAGTTAGTCATGAAGTACCCCAACAAGGAAGAGAAGTTACTGGTTGATGCGAATAATTAATATTGTGGGGTCCTTTAGGAGAAGAGGAACAGTTAGGACAAGGATTTTGTTTGCCATTGGCTGCCTTTACtttactttcctttttgtttttatttttttggttccgATGTTTGTAACTGGAGTAGTTTATAGTTATTTTCCTAGTACcaaaattaactataaacttacattttaatttgtatggttTTGTAGTACCCATGTGTTTTAATTTGTCATATTGAATAAAGATTCAGAAATCTTTCATTGAGACAAGTTActtatgtttctttttcaactctgaaATTAACTATAAACCTTTTGCGTTGTTAATTATTTCTCTTGAAATGTGACTAAGAACTATTTTAACTTGCACTGCATTCTTGCTTAGCTGAATCGCGAAAACCATCCCAGAAAGGTTCATGTCCAACAGTCCTAACTTAAGTGGTCTGCAGTTTTTTCGTTATTTACGTGCCTGTATCTCAACTTTTGCTGGTTGAAATGAAATGGAGGGCAGCCGATTCAAAGGGTTTTCTAAACCCAAGATGGAAAATCAGTTCATGTTATATAATGAAGATATATATACAGAATCTTCCTACTAGCATTGGCGATATGGCTGAAAGAGTTTACACCACCTCCTCCATGGCTCGCCTTCTTGCCTCCTCTTCAGCTTTAATCCAAGCAGCCTGAATTAAGGAagaaccaacatgaaatattaCAACAAGACTGCGAAAAGCAAATCCCCAGAAATGgtgaaagctaaaaaaattgtGACAACTTGCCTTGTCCCTTTCAAGTCTGGAGAGATGTGGGCGGATGGAGTTTCCTAAACTCAACCCTCCCCATGCCTCTTGCAACTCTCTCTCCCTTGCTTCTCTACGAGATACGGAGAGCCTAGCTGGCACTTCTTCTCCGGATTGCTGAGCAGAAGCCATCTTCTCTCTCTCGAGCTTTGATTTATGTTTAACCAAAATTTGGTCCAGACCACCTTCATTCGTCTGCATATGAGCTTTTCTGCCACTTCTTTCCACATGCATCTCTTCTTGGTTTAGACTCAATGccattttctctttctctagTCTAGAGCTATGCTTGACCAGAACTCTGTCCAAGCCCTCACAATCTGCAGTAGCATTTCCTCCGAATTTGTTTTGGTGCCTGTAATTTCCACAGCTGCTTCCCAATGACAATGCTTGCGTTTTCTCCGTTTCCAGTCCATTCTCTTCTTTATTCAAGTTcacattttctttctctaatcTTCTTTCTTCAAcggattcatttttctttctgttttttgcTTCTTGAACCTCTTTTTCTAGTCTTGACACATGTTTAACCAGAATTTTATCCAGGCTTGGTACTTCTGGAACATATTTTCTTGGAGAGTTTGGTGCTCGACGTCCAAGTTCCTTGCCATCGATGTCAAACGTTTTTCCTGAGTTTTTTCTCATCTCCTGAACTTCCTTTTCAAGCTTCGATGGATGCTTAATCAACATACTTCCCAGGTCAGAAATGCCCTCGGATATGGTTAAGTCACTTGCCAGtttctttgaaataattttgaaacttttCCTCGTATTTTTCTTTGCCTCTTCAATCTCTTTCTCTAACTTTGAGGAATGCTTCACAAGAATAGTTCCCAGATCAGAAATACTCTCGGATGAAGTCTTTTTACCATCTAAAGTGACCTTTCCATCACCAGTTGTATCTGTATTCCCTTGATTCCCTTCCATGAGTTCGTTCTTCCTCCTATCCTTAGCTTCTTGCACTTCTCTTTCAAGTTTTGACACGTGCTTGACCAAGAACTTGTCTAGACTTGGGAGTTCCAACTGAACCTCGTTCCTTCTTATTGTTCCTGAACCAACGGAAGACATTCTTCGGTGACGGTTAACAGCTTGACTCGAGGTATAATCAGCAGCAGAGCCTGGATCATGCACCTTGCTGTTTTCCACTTCTGCTAAGGCAGCATTTAAACCACATGTAGCAACAATTGTTGCCAGAGAAGAAAGCTCATCTTCATTCAAACATCTAAGCCTCTCAAACATCATATCCACAATCTTGGTCATATTCAACGTGTCCAAAGACTGTCTCCTCTTATATTTCTTGAGTCTTGTCCCAGGAATCGGCAACGTAAAATCCATGTCTTGAGATATTGGTTCAAATTCTGACCCAGACTCTAATTCATATTCTGAAAATTCAGAATTACTATCAAGCagatctttaaattcttcattGTCAAAAGTAGGACAGTTTGCAAGCCTGGTAAATGCAGTTTTGACTGCTGCAGCTACTTGTTTATCTACCTCAAATACACTTGCAAAAGATGTTGTGGCCGTATAAGGAGTAGATCCCCCTCCACTAACAGTAGATGTTTGAACTTGACAGGACACTTGAGGGCTATTTGGTATATCGAACATGATTACTTCCATAGCTTTTGCAACTTCGAAAGCTTCGGCTGCAGTTTTCTCTGCCTTAAGCAGCAGCTCTTCTGCTTCCTTGCTTTGGATCCTACAAATTCAATACGAATAAACTAAGCGAAAGAATGGAGAATGTTAAGATATTTCATATTCTCCATGCATCAAGAAAGTTTACCTGGCTGCTTTTAGTATCCGACACCAAGATGCTTCCACCAGTGCAGCTTTTCGAGCCTCCACCGCTTTGTTTGCGGCCTCTCTTGCTGCAATTTTCTCTCTCAGTACTCTTGAATAATGTGGATTTGAATCACCAAGCGCCTCATCAAGAGTCATACTCATTCCATCTAATTCctgatcaaaatataaaaatcagataaaaatgaTGCGTGTTCTAACTTCTTTTACATAGTAGAATATAATACACAACCAACCTGCAGCATTTTGATTTTCCTCTGCAAGTAGGAGTCCCCCTTTTTGCGTGGGAACCAGTTGATGGGAGAATTCTTACGGTGAGAAGGCTTCTTAATTTGGGATGTAAATTTGTTTAGAGCATTCAATGCTGACTGGCCAGTCCCTTTTGGTGATTTATTCTGCAATATT is a window encoding:
- the LOC7478645 gene encoding uncharacterized protein At2g23090 — protein: MGGGNGQKSKMARERNIEKQKAAKRSQLESNKKAMTIQCKVCMQTFICTTTEVKCREHAEAKHAKSDVYACFPHLKNDAGSVKQ
- the LOC7478644 gene encoding uncharacterized protein LOC7478644, translating into MIWQSMDVGCLDLGCISVLDKNSGHTVLDSVDKECDSSEKVSSGSKPGKNKSPKGTGQSALNALNKFTSQIKKPSHRKNSPINWFPRKKGDSYLQRKIKMLQELDGMSMTLDEALGDSNPHYSRVLREKIAAREAANKAVEARKAALVEASWCRILKAARIQSKEAEELLLKAEKTAAEAFEVAKAMEVIMFDIPNSPQVSCQVQTSTVSGGGSTPYTATTSFASVFEVDKQVAAAVKTAFTRLANCPTFDNEEFKDLLDSNSEFSEYELESGSEFEPISQDMDFTLPIPGTRLKKYKRRQSLDTLNMTKIVDMMFERLRCLNEDELSSLATIVATCGLNAALAEVENSKVHDPGSAADYTSSQAVNRHRRMSSVGSGTIRRNEVQLELPSLDKFLVKHVSKLEREVQEAKDRRKNELMEGNQGNTDTTGDGKVTLDGKKTSSESISDLGTILVKHSSKLEKEIEEAKKNTRKSFKIISKKLASDLTISEGISDLGSMLIKHPSKLEKEVQEMRKNSGKTFDIDGKELGRRAPNSPRKYVPEVPSLDKILVKHVSRLEKEVQEAKNRKKNESVEERRLEKENVNLNKEENGLETEKTQALSLGSSCGNYRHQNKFGGNATADCEGLDRVLVKHSSRLEKEKMALSLNQEEMHVERSGRKAHMQTNEGGLDQILVKHKSKLEREKMASAQQSGEEVPARLSVSRREARERELQEAWGGLSLGNSIRPHLSRLERDKAAWIKAEEEARRRAMEEVV